The following are encoded in a window of Mycolicibacterium tusciae JS617 genomic DNA:
- a CDS encoding phosphate-starvation-inducible PsiE family protein, with product MAKATNGDDDEEERQRFADRALGFLEDVVYWAIAVVLVIGSIALLVAQFNTMLGLRSAPAKTVMLEVLDGLLLIFIFVELLYAVRSCLRSREIVAEPFLIVGILACIKEIVVLSVEAATLLKDGPQFSRAIVEVAVLAVAVLVLAVSAYVLRERRRNNSDPADDDARDEEEAASG from the coding sequence ATGGCCAAGGCGACGAACGGCGATGACGACGAGGAAGAACGCCAGCGGTTCGCCGACCGCGCACTCGGGTTTCTCGAAGACGTCGTGTACTGGGCCATCGCTGTCGTACTCGTCATCGGGTCCATCGCCCTTCTCGTCGCACAGTTCAACACGATGCTGGGGCTGCGGAGTGCACCGGCCAAGACCGTCATGCTCGAGGTGCTCGACGGCCTGCTGCTGATCTTCATCTTCGTGGAGCTGTTGTACGCGGTCCGCTCATGCCTACGGTCGCGTGAGATCGTCGCGGAGCCGTTCCTGATCGTCGGAATACTGGCCTGTATCAAGGAGATCGTGGTGCTGTCCGTGGAGGCGGCCACGCTGCTGAAGGACGGGCCACAGTTCTCGCGTGCCATCGTCGAGGTCGCGGTGCTGGCCGTGGCCGTGCTGGTGCTGGCAGTGTCGGCCTACGTGTTGCGCGAGCGCCGGCGCAACAACAGCGACCCGGCCGACGACGACGCGCGCGACGAAGAAGAAGCCGCTTCTGGCTGA
- a CDS encoding class I SAM-dependent methyltransferase translates to MTAPETLPVNHHADHPGFSGVTGLIVGLMLLWMGRPNARLACELTNVSAADRVIDVGSGPGGAVREAARRGARATGVDPAPVMLRLARTFTRDAGVEWVEGTAESVPLPDGSATVLWSLATVHHWKDVGLGLGEARRLLAPKGRMLAIERRSPPGATGLASHGWTQQQAESFAAQCRAAGFDDVAIGQHGQGRRAVWTVSATRS, encoded by the coding sequence ATGACAGCTCCAGAGACATTGCCCGTCAACCATCACGCCGACCACCCCGGCTTTTCTGGGGTGACGGGGTTGATCGTCGGCCTGATGCTGCTGTGGATGGGCCGGCCCAACGCGCGACTGGCGTGCGAGCTCACCAACGTCTCGGCCGCCGACCGGGTCATCGACGTCGGCTCCGGCCCCGGAGGCGCGGTGAGGGAAGCCGCACGTCGTGGGGCGCGGGCGACCGGTGTCGACCCAGCGCCGGTGATGCTGCGGCTGGCCCGCACCTTCACCCGCGATGCGGGTGTCGAGTGGGTCGAGGGCACCGCCGAAAGCGTGCCGCTGCCCGATGGATCGGCGACGGTCCTGTGGTCCTTGGCGACCGTGCACCACTGGAAGGACGTCGGACTGGGGCTCGGTGAGGCGCGCCGCTTGCTCGCGCCGAAAGGGCGGATGCTCGCCATCGAGCGTCGGTCCCCACCCGGAGCGACCGGGCTCGCCAGCCACGGGTGGACTCAGCAACAGGCGGAATCATTTGCCGCGCAATGCCGCGCCGCGGGGTTCGACGACGTGGCCATCGGTCAGCACGGCCAGGGTCGCCGTGCGGTGTGGACGGTGAGTGCCACCCGATCTTGA
- a CDS encoding MerR family transcriptional regulator has protein sequence MDLIPIGEAAARLGLSASALRYYDERGLVRPQQRRAGRRMYGSEDLRRLAFIKIFHQLGVSLDTAAAVLDAPAPRWREIVREQIDQLDETIRQAQGAQQFLTHALHCPTEHPARECPTMTGALDCLVEGMSVAQLAEEHADDPGV, from the coding sequence ATGGACCTGATTCCGATCGGCGAGGCCGCGGCCCGACTGGGGTTGTCGGCGTCCGCACTGCGCTATTACGACGAACGCGGGTTGGTCCGTCCGCAGCAGCGACGGGCCGGGCGGCGAATGTATGGCTCCGAAGACCTCCGCCGCTTGGCGTTCATCAAGATCTTCCATCAGCTCGGGGTCTCGCTCGACACGGCCGCCGCGGTCCTCGATGCGCCCGCTCCCCGATGGCGAGAAATCGTCCGCGAACAAATCGATCAACTCGATGAGACGATCAGGCAGGCCCAAGGTGCACAGCAGTTCCTCACGCACGCCCTGCACTGTCCGACCGAACACCCCGCGCGCGAATGCCCCACGATGACGGGCGCACTGGATTGCCTGGTCGAGGGCATGAGTGTGGCTCAGCTGGCCGAGGAGCATGCCGACGACCCGGGAGTATGA
- a CDS encoding alpha/beta fold hydrolase — MSETKYLELHGDRVAYQDVGTGPETLLLIHGMAGSSATWRAVIPQLSRKYRVVAPDLLGHGQSAKPRGDYSLGAFAVWLRDLLDELEVSRATIIGQSLGGGVAMQFVYQHPDFCERLILISSGGLGPDVGWTLRVLSAPGAELILPVIAPRPVLSAGNKVRSWLSTAGIQSPRGAEMWSAYSSLADGETRQAFLRTLRSVVDHRGQAVSALNRLHVTAEMPMMVIWGDQDRIIPVEHGHALHEARAGSRLEVLAGVGHFPHVERPGDVVDLIDDFINTTGQPSDARRLPTNR, encoded by the coding sequence GTGAGCGAGACGAAGTATCTCGAGCTGCACGGGGACCGGGTGGCCTACCAGGACGTCGGCACCGGCCCCGAAACGCTGCTGCTCATTCACGGCATGGCTGGCAGTTCAGCGACGTGGCGGGCGGTGATCCCCCAGCTGTCCCGCAAATACCGCGTCGTCGCACCCGACCTGCTCGGTCACGGGCAATCCGCGAAGCCGCGCGGCGACTACTCGCTGGGCGCGTTCGCGGTGTGGTTGCGGGATCTGCTCGACGAGTTGGAGGTGTCGCGGGCAACGATCATCGGCCAATCGTTGGGCGGCGGTGTGGCCATGCAGTTCGTCTACCAGCATCCCGACTTCTGCGAACGACTGATCCTCATCAGCAGCGGCGGCCTGGGACCCGATGTCGGCTGGACGCTTCGCGTGCTGTCCGCCCCAGGAGCCGAGCTGATCCTGCCGGTGATCGCGCCGCGCCCGGTGCTGTCGGCAGGCAACAAGGTGCGCTCGTGGCTGTCCACTGCGGGGATTCAGTCACCCCGCGGCGCCGAGATGTGGAGCGCCTATTCCTCGCTGGCCGATGGTGAGACGCGGCAGGCCTTCCTGCGGACGCTGCGGTCGGTCGTTGACCACCGTGGCCAGGCGGTGAGTGCCTTGAACCGACTGCACGTGACCGCCGAGATGCCGATGATGGTGATCTGGGGCGACCAGGACCGCATCATCCCCGTCGAGCATGGTCACGCCCTCCATGAAGCACGTGCGGGAAGCCGGCTGGAGGTGCTCGCCGGAGTCGGTCACTTCCCCCACGTCGAGCGGCCCGGTGACGTGGTCGATCTGATCGACGACTTCATCAACACCACGGGTCAGCCGAGCGACGCGCGACGTCTCCCCACCAATCGGTAA
- a CDS encoding purine-cytosine permease family protein yields MSQQGISSPLTESTFSGQRPTSAGDLSVETHGITPVAEDQRYGTPGRLFTVWFAPQVNMTGVFTGTLAIVFGLGFWLGLLAMVIGTVLGSLVVGYLSTWGPRTGTGQLPNSRMAFGPTVVLPAALQWLSSIAWDALVGLFGGEALAVLLDIPFWIAVLIVLGVQGVVGYFGYELIHRLQAVLTVVLFVTFVVFAVKLIGGHDIITPAVVSGPDLLGAFVLEVTVAFSLAVSWATYAADFSRYLPANSSRVRVFGFTFAGIVSAYIFVQAIGIAAAGAIGDHTAEGLRSVMGGGVLGALTLLIIAVASIGSGVMNDYSGSLALQTIGVRVRRPVSAVIVTALAFALILWLHAANTATRFTDVLLLVSYWIPAFVAVVVIDWALRIRGRASLNPASEPTERRDAAAALIVFVVAYAAAVPFMHTSIFQGPVAVAWHGADVAYFVNLLVAAALYGGYRLVGRRRASLG; encoded by the coding sequence ATGTCACAACAGGGCATCTCGAGCCCACTAACGGAATCGACGTTCAGCGGCCAGCGTCCCACAAGCGCCGGCGACTTGTCGGTCGAGACGCACGGCATCACGCCCGTCGCCGAGGATCAGCGCTACGGCACCCCCGGCAGGTTGTTCACGGTGTGGTTCGCTCCGCAGGTCAACATGACCGGCGTCTTCACCGGAACGCTGGCAATAGTTTTCGGCCTCGGATTCTGGCTGGGTCTGCTGGCAATGGTGATCGGAACCGTCCTGGGTTCGCTTGTGGTGGGCTACCTTTCAACGTGGGGCCCGAGGACCGGCACCGGGCAGCTGCCCAACTCGCGGATGGCGTTCGGCCCAACCGTCGTGTTGCCCGCCGCGTTGCAGTGGCTGTCGTCGATCGCGTGGGATGCACTTGTCGGATTGTTCGGTGGGGAAGCCCTGGCCGTGTTGCTCGATATCCCGTTCTGGATCGCTGTGCTGATCGTCCTCGGGGTTCAAGGCGTGGTCGGCTACTTCGGCTATGAGCTCATCCATCGGCTGCAGGCGGTCCTGACCGTCGTTTTGTTCGTCACCTTTGTGGTGTTCGCAGTGAAACTCATTGGCGGGCATGACATCATCACGCCGGCTGTGGTGTCCGGGCCTGACCTCCTCGGCGCGTTCGTGCTGGAGGTCACCGTCGCCTTCAGCTTGGCGGTGTCATGGGCCACCTACGCGGCCGACTTCAGTCGCTATCTGCCCGCGAATTCGTCGCGTGTCCGGGTTTTCGGTTTCACGTTCGCCGGGATCGTTTCGGCCTACATCTTCGTGCAGGCCATCGGGATCGCGGCGGCGGGCGCGATCGGCGACCACACCGCGGAGGGATTGCGCTCGGTGATGGGCGGCGGGGTGTTGGGCGCGCTGACATTGCTGATAATCGCGGTCGCCTCGATCGGATCCGGGGTGATGAACGACTACAGCGGATCGTTGGCACTGCAAACCATCGGGGTCAGGGTGCGTCGGCCGGTGTCGGCAGTGATCGTCACAGCGCTGGCGTTTGCGCTGATCCTCTGGTTGCACGCGGCCAACACCGCGACACGGTTCACCGACGTGCTGCTGCTTGTGAGTTACTGGATCCCCGCGTTCGTCGCGGTCGTCGTGATCGACTGGGCGTTGCGTATCCGTGGCAGGGCAAGCCTCAACCCGGCCTCCGAGCCCACCGAACGACGCGATGCCGCCGCGGCGCTGATCGTGTTCGTGGTCGCATACGCGGCGGCGGTCCCGTTCATGCACACGTCGATATTCCAAGGGCCGGTCGCCGTCGCATGGCACGGCGCCGACGTCGCCTACTTCGTCAATCTGTTGGTCGCCGCCGCACTTTACGGCGGTTACCGATTGGTGGGGAGACGTCGCGCGTCGCTCGGCTGA
- a CDS encoding MFS transporter produces MVEADATRSTTSGKPERRSSLLVAGLSVVVLTVAVLQTAVVPVLGVIADQLNASDVGVSWAVTANLLAAIALTPLVGRLADLYSKKPVLLIVLVVVLLGSLLAATTTSLPLLIVGRVLQATSYALYPVSIAILREELPEDRLMSAMAVMSGTLGFGGGAGLVVVGLLMSGDAGYHRVFWLTTAFTAVVIVIAVTVVPRRPRSSTGSIDWLGAVGIAIGLSAVLLALTQGQSWGWTSPATLGCAVGGVVVLVGWWMWERRAKQPLVSTAMLKRRPILLTNLATVFVGMGLYFAFLGLTQFVQIPREAAGYGFGATVLEASVVFLLPGVVAGFLIALFSGRFIDRYGARPVLLVAAVAGIAGFLFIAFAHSQAWQVMVAGILANAYISLGYGALPALVVSEVDAGETGVATSMNAIARTIGSSTAAALVAVLLSRVVAGTDVPMESSFFIIFIGGAVTAALAMALIGFSHLRTPEPESVEARYESRAMNHEWG; encoded by the coding sequence GTGGTCGAGGCCGACGCGACCCGGTCGACCACGTCCGGTAAACCGGAGCGGCGGTCGAGCTTGCTGGTCGCGGGTTTGAGCGTCGTGGTTTTGACCGTCGCGGTGTTGCAGACGGCCGTGGTCCCCGTGCTGGGCGTCATCGCCGACCAACTGAACGCGTCCGACGTCGGTGTCAGCTGGGCGGTGACCGCCAACCTGCTGGCCGCAATCGCCCTGACTCCGTTGGTCGGCCGCCTCGCCGATCTGTACAGCAAGAAACCGGTGCTGTTGATCGTGCTTGTCGTCGTCCTCCTCGGTTCACTGCTCGCGGCCACCACGACGTCGTTGCCGCTCCTCATCGTCGGTCGCGTACTTCAGGCCACCTCTTACGCGCTGTATCCGGTCAGCATCGCGATCCTGCGCGAGGAGCTGCCCGAGGACCGACTCATGTCGGCGATGGCGGTGATGTCGGGCACGCTGGGCTTCGGCGGCGGCGCCGGACTCGTGGTGGTGGGGCTGTTGATGAGCGGTGATGCGGGCTACCACCGGGTGTTCTGGCTGACCACTGCGTTCACCGCCGTCGTCATCGTGATCGCGGTGACCGTCGTCCCCCGGCGACCGCGCAGCTCCACCGGGAGCATCGACTGGCTCGGGGCCGTCGGGATCGCAATCGGGCTATCCGCGGTCCTGCTGGCGCTCACCCAGGGGCAGTCATGGGGCTGGACATCGCCGGCGACGCTCGGCTGCGCGGTGGGCGGCGTGGTGGTGCTCGTCGGTTGGTGGATGTGGGAACGACGCGCCAAACAACCCCTGGTCTCGACCGCGATGCTGAAGCGGCGCCCGATTCTGCTCACCAACCTCGCCACCGTTTTCGTGGGCATGGGCCTGTATTTCGCGTTTCTCGGATTGACACAATTTGTCCAAATACCCAGGGAGGCAGCGGGATACGGGTTCGGTGCGACGGTCCTGGAGGCCAGCGTGGTCTTCCTTCTGCCCGGGGTGGTCGCGGGTTTCCTGATTGCCTTGTTCAGCGGCAGGTTCATCGACCGCTACGGCGCACGCCCGGTGCTGCTCGTCGCGGCCGTCGCAGGGATCGCAGGATTCCTGTTCATCGCGTTTGCGCACTCGCAGGCGTGGCAGGTCATGGTCGCGGGCATCCTCGCCAACGCCTACATCAGCCTGGGCTACGGGGCGCTGCCCGCGTTGGTGGTCAGCGAGGTCGACGCCGGCGAGACGGGTGTCGCCACGAGCATGAACGCGATCGCCAGGACGATCGGGAGCTCTACCGCCGCGGCCCTGGTTGCGGTGCTGCTCAGCCGGGTGGTGGCCGGCACGGATGTGCCGATGGAGAGCAGCTTCTTCATCATCTTCATCGGCGGCGCGGTGACAGCTGCGCTGGCCATGGCGCTCATCGGGTTTTCGCATCTGCGCACACCTGAACCGGAATCCGTCGAGGCGCGCTACGAATCCCGCGCCATGAACCACGAGTGGGGCTGA
- a CDS encoding transposase, translating to MRDQEFLLPPNMAEWLPDDHLVWFVLDVVERLDTSGFHQSRRVGGVGRAGYDPDMLLALLVYAYACGERSSRRIERLCLDHVAYRVVCAQDAPDHSTLARFRAAHDTAFIDLFAQVLRLCSEAGMVSVGVISIDGTKIAANASKSANRSHDWVREHARRIAEDVVSEAAEVDAVEDAAEAAAGPDTQPPAELSTRAGRAAAIKKAMEEIQRKDACDAEADAADAARQADYLRRLEAGETPTGPPPAGVDQVRLHQARIARDQRRLAELGDRGGKPITERRSDVRKSIKRWQAALEQARVEQAAGLADRRGAAARRRDYKNSRRAQRGASSVVNLTDPQARLMTEGSGGGSVQGYNSQIVSSDDHFIIGVHVSQDANDTNCFTPALDAATGQIQSLGKKIGTVLADAGYFTEDNLTSTGPDRLIAPGKNRETLQEAKHNPADGPPPPDLPPLEAMRHKMRQPDSVEQYKRRSATVEPVIGHLKDRIGLRRYARRGLQAVEAELHLGAAALNLTRLRLATA from the coding sequence GTGCGTGATCAGGAGTTTCTGCTGCCGCCGAATATGGCCGAGTGGCTGCCCGACGATCACTTGGTGTGGTTCGTGCTCGATGTGGTGGAACGGCTGGATACGTCGGGGTTTCATCAGAGCCGTCGCGTCGGTGGGGTGGGGCGGGCGGGCTATGACCCCGACATGTTGTTAGCGCTGTTGGTCTATGCGTATGCCTGTGGTGAGCGGTCCTCGCGGCGCATCGAGCGGTTGTGCCTCGATCATGTGGCCTATCGGGTGGTGTGTGCGCAGGACGCACCCGATCACAGCACGTTGGCGCGGTTCCGCGCGGCCCATGACACCGCGTTCATCGATCTGTTCGCTCAAGTCCTGCGGTTGTGTTCTGAAGCCGGGATGGTGTCGGTCGGGGTGATCTCGATCGATGGCACCAAGATCGCGGCCAATGCCTCGAAATCAGCCAATCGTTCCCATGATTGGGTGCGCGAACACGCCCGCCGGATCGCCGAAGACGTGGTCAGCGAGGCCGCTGAGGTCGATGCCGTCGAGGACGCCGCCGAAGCCGCCGCCGGCCCGGACACGCAACCGCCTGCCGAGTTGAGCACCCGGGCCGGTCGGGCGGCCGCGATCAAGAAGGCGATGGAGGAAATCCAACGCAAAGATGCCTGCGACGCTGAGGCTGACGCTGCCGATGCGGCTCGCCAGGCGGACTATCTGCGGCGCTTGGAAGCCGGGGAAACCCCGACCGGCCCACCCCCGGCGGGGGTGGATCAGGTCCGTCTGCACCAGGCCAGGATCGCGCGTGATCAGCGGCGTCTGGCCGAACTGGGCGACAGGGGTGGCAAGCCAATCACCGAGCGGCGCAGCGATGTTCGTAAGAGCATCAAGCGCTGGCAGGCGGCGCTAGAGCAGGCGCGCGTCGAGCAGGCGGCGGGGTTGGCAGATCGGCGGGGAGCAGCAGCGCGCCGACGTGACTACAAAAATTCCCGGCGGGCCCAGCGGGGTGCATCGTCGGTGGTCAACCTGACCGACCCTCAGGCCCGGTTGATGACCGAAGGTTCGGGCGGAGGATCGGTGCAGGGCTACAACAGCCAGATCGTGTCCTCCGATGACCACTTCATCATCGGCGTGCACGTGTCCCAAGACGCCAACGACACCAACTGCTTCACACCGGCCCTGGATGCGGCCACCGGCCAGATCCAATCGCTGGGTAAGAAGATCGGGACGGTGTTGGCCGACGCCGGCTACTTCACCGAAGACAACCTCACCAGCACCGGTCCCGACCGCCTCATCGCCCCTGGTAAGAACCGCGAGACACTCCAGGAGGCCAAGCACAACCCCGCTGACGGGCCGCCCCCACCCGATCTACCCCCGCTGGAGGCCATGCGGCACAAGATGCGACAGCCCGACAGCGTCGAGCAATACAAACGCCGATCAGCCACCGTGGAACCCGTCATCGGACACCTCAAAGATCGAATCGGCTTGCGCCGCTACGCCCGCCGCGGCCTGCAAGCCGTCGAAGCCGAACTGCACCTGGGGGCCGCAGCACTCAACCTCACCCGACTCCGCCTGGCCACCGCGTAG
- a CDS encoding type II toxin-antitoxin system Rv0910 family toxin codes for MATVDVSVSSDLSPEKAWELASDLSRFDEWLTIFGGWKSPVPTQVEVGTSVSSAIKVKGFRNTIHWRVTRYDEPKAIELVGRGKPAVCIALRLCVKEVRPGASDDVASGSVFQVIADLTGGLLNTRIGNLVAKVLESDVRRSVTNLAALR; via the coding sequence ATGGCTACGGTGGATGTCTCGGTGTCGTCTGATCTCAGTCCGGAGAAGGCGTGGGAACTCGCGTCGGATCTCAGCCGGTTCGACGAATGGCTGACCATCTTCGGCGGGTGGAAAAGCCCGGTTCCGACGCAGGTCGAGGTCGGCACCTCAGTGTCGTCCGCGATCAAGGTGAAGGGCTTCCGCAACACGATCCACTGGCGCGTCACCCGCTACGACGAGCCCAAGGCGATCGAATTGGTCGGCCGCGGAAAGCCGGCGGTCTGCATCGCACTTCGCCTGTGCGTGAAGGAGGTGCGGCCTGGGGCTTCCGACGATGTCGCCTCCGGCTCCGTGTTCCAAGTGATCGCCGATCTCACCGGCGGCCTGCTCAACACCCGCATCGGCAATCTGGTCGCCAAGGTCCTGGAGTCCGATGTCCGCAGGTCCGTCACGAACCTGGCCGCCCTGCGATAG
- a CDS encoding ABC transporter ATP-binding protein, whose protein sequence is MIEIDHVTKRFTDYVAVTEADFSIASGEFFSLLGPSGCGKTTTLRMIAGFESPSEGAIRLEGVDVSRVPPHKRNVNTVFQHYALFPHMSVWDNVAYGPRSLKKDKAEVRRRVDELLEVVRLTDFAERRPAQLSGGQQQRVALARALVNYPSALLLDEPLGALDLKLRHAMQFELKRIQRDVGITFVYVTHDQEEALTMSDRIAVMNAGNVDQIGTPTEIYDRPATVFVASFIGQANLWAGRQKGRASGDFVDVDVLGTTLRARPGDTTIEPGGHATVMVRPERVRVSIDAPTGDVATVAATVKDLTFQGPVVRLMLAAPDDSTIIAHVGTEQDLPMLRPGDGVHVSWAPEASLVLPAADIPTAEDLEEMLDDS, encoded by the coding sequence GTGATCGAGATCGACCATGTCACCAAGCGCTTCACGGACTACGTAGCGGTCACCGAGGCGGACTTCTCCATCGCCTCGGGTGAGTTCTTCTCGCTGCTCGGCCCGTCAGGCTGCGGAAAGACAACCACGCTGCGGATGATCGCGGGTTTCGAGAGCCCGAGCGAAGGGGCCATCCGCCTCGAGGGGGTCGATGTCTCGCGGGTTCCACCACACAAGCGCAACGTCAACACCGTGTTCCAGCACTACGCGCTCTTCCCGCATATGTCGGTGTGGGACAACGTCGCGTACGGACCACGGAGCCTGAAGAAGGACAAAGCCGAGGTCCGCAGGCGCGTCGACGAACTGCTGGAGGTCGTCCGGCTGACCGACTTCGCCGAGCGCAGGCCCGCCCAGCTGTCGGGCGGCCAGCAGCAGCGTGTCGCATTGGCCCGTGCCCTCGTCAACTACCCGAGCGCGTTGCTGCTCGACGAACCGCTCGGTGCGCTGGACCTCAAACTGCGTCATGCGATGCAGTTCGAACTGAAGCGAATCCAGCGCGACGTCGGGATCACGTTCGTCTACGTGACCCACGACCAGGAGGAAGCGCTGACGATGAGCGACCGCATCGCGGTCATGAATGCAGGCAACGTCGACCAGATCGGCACGCCGACCGAAATCTACGACCGTCCCGCGACGGTGTTCGTCGCCAGCTTCATCGGGCAGGCCAACCTGTGGGCGGGTCGGCAGAAGGGCCGCGCCAGCGGCGACTTTGTCGACGTCGATGTTCTCGGAACGACGTTGAGGGCCCGCCCCGGTGACACCACGATCGAGCCGGGCGGTCATGCCACGGTGATGGTGCGACCGGAGCGTGTCCGCGTCTCGATCGACGCTCCGACCGGCGATGTTGCGACTGTGGCCGCGACAGTCAAGGACCTGACGTTCCAGGGCCCGGTGGTACGGCTGATGCTGGCAGCGCCGGATGATTCGACCATCATCGCTCACGTCGGCACCGAGCAGGATCTGCCGATGCTGCGCCCCGGCGACGGGGTGCACGTGTCCTGGGCACCCGAAGCGTCGCTGGTGCTGCCCGCGGCGGATATCCCCACCGCCGAAGACCTCGAAGAGATGCTCGACGACTCCTGA
- a CDS encoding polyamine ABC transporter substrate-binding protein, with amino-acid sequence MPAKNIDLELAARLAANRSSRRRFIGGGAAAAAALALGPSFLAACSSDGGGSSDTSAQNGGPASGTLRVSNWPLYMADGFVAAFQTASGITVDYKEDLNDNEQWFAKNKEPLSRKQDIGADLAVPTTFMAVRLHQLGWLNDISDAGWSNKKNLRTDLLEASVDPERKFSAPYMSGLVGLAYNRAATGRDITTIDDLWDPAFKGRVSLFSDAQDGLGMLMLSQGNSPEDPSTETVQKAVDLVREQNDKGQIRRFTGNDYADDLAAGNIAVAQAYSGDVVQLQADNPDLQFIVPEAGGTTFIDTMVIPYTTKNQSAAEAWIDYIYDRANYAKLVSFTQFVPVLSEMTEELRKVDPAAADNPLINPPQSTLDNVKAWPALTDEQTQDFNTMYAAVTGG; translated from the coding sequence ATGCCCGCCAAGAACATCGACCTCGAACTGGCCGCCCGCCTCGCCGCCAACCGATCCTCCCGTCGCCGGTTCATCGGCGGCGGTGCCGCAGCGGCCGCTGCATTGGCCCTCGGCCCGTCCTTCCTCGCCGCATGTAGCTCGGACGGTGGCGGATCCAGTGACACCTCAGCGCAGAACGGCGGCCCGGCCAGCGGGACGCTGCGAGTCTCGAACTGGCCGCTGTACATGGCCGACGGGTTTGTCGCCGCCTTCCAGACCGCGTCCGGAATCACGGTGGACTACAAGGAAGACCTCAACGACAACGAGCAGTGGTTCGCGAAGAACAAGGAACCGTTGTCGCGCAAGCAGGACATCGGCGCCGACCTGGCAGTACCGACCACCTTCATGGCGGTGCGGCTGCACCAGCTCGGCTGGCTCAACGACATCAGCGATGCGGGCTGGTCCAACAAAAAGAATCTGAGGACCGATCTGCTGGAAGCCAGCGTCGACCCCGAACGCAAATTCAGCGCCCCGTACATGTCCGGCCTCGTCGGGCTGGCTTACAACCGGGCGGCGACGGGCCGAGACATCACCACGATCGACGATCTGTGGGATCCCGCGTTCAAGGGCCGTGTCAGCCTGTTCTCCGATGCGCAGGACGGGCTCGGAATGCTCATGCTCTCGCAGGGAAATTCACCCGAGGACCCCAGCACTGAGACGGTTCAGAAGGCAGTCGACCTCGTCCGCGAGCAGAACGACAAGGGCCAGATCCGGCGTTTCACGGGCAACGACTATGCCGATGACCTCGCAGCAGGCAACATCGCTGTCGCGCAAGCCTATTCGGGCGACGTGGTGCAGTTGCAGGCCGACAATCCCGATCTGCAGTTCATCGTTCCGGAAGCGGGCGGCACCACGTTCATCGACACAATGGTGATTCCGTACACCACGAAGAACCAGAGTGCGGCCGAGGCCTGGATCGACTACATCTACGACCGCGCGAACTACGCCAAGCTCGTCTCGTTCACCCAGTTCGTGCCGGTGCTGTCGGAGATGACCGAGGAACTCCGCAAGGTGGACCCCGCGGCAGCGGACAACCCGTTGATCAACCCGCCACAGTCCACCCTGGACAACGTGAAGGCATGGCCCGCGCTGACCGACGAGCAGACCCAAGACTTCAACACGATGTACGCAGCGGTTACCGGCGGCTGA